The genomic interval CCTCCGCAGACCCGGTACAACATGCCCATCGAGGCGCTGTACACCGTGGTTCCGCTCGTCATCGTCTCGGTCCTGTTCTACTTCACGGCCCGCGACGAGTCGAAGCTCCTCAGCCTCAAGAAGCAGCCCGACGTCACCATCAACGTCGTCGGCTACCAGTGGAGCTGGGCCTTCAACTACATCGAGCCCGTCGCTGGTTCCACGGGCGACGCGAAGACGGACAAGAACCTGGCCGCGATTCCGACCCGGTTCAAGAACGCCTTCCCGGCGAACGCCGGCGGTGTCTACGACTTCGGGACGCCCGCCACGCGGAACCCGCAGACCGGCAACCCCGGCCCGACCCTCTGGCTCCCCAAGGGCAAGACGGTCCGCTTCGTCCTGACCTCGCGTGACGTCATCCACTCCTTCTGGGTGGTGCCGTTCCTGATGAAGCAGGACGTCATCCCGGGTCACACCAACGCCTTCGAGGTGACTCCGAACAAGGAGGGCACCTTCATGGGCAAGTGCGCCGAGCTCTGCGGCGTCGACCACTCCCGGATGCTGTTCAACGTGAAGGTCGTCTCCCCCGAGCGCTACGAGCAGCACCTCAAGGACCTCGCGAAGAAGGGGCAGACCGGTTACGTTCCCGCGGGCATCGAGCAGACCGCCCACGAGAAGGACCGGGAGACGACGAACCTGTGAGCATCCTCAACGAACCCCAGGGTGCCGCGGCGGCAGGGTCCCACTACACGGACGAACTGCCGGTCCGGCGCCAGAACCGCGGCAGCGTGGTCATCAAGTGGCTCACC from Streptomyces sp. CC0208 carries:
- the coxB gene encoding cytochrome c oxidase subunit II, producing MSPNGSDRSPRRPMRRKLLQAMTAGLVLATATGCSYNWEDFPRLGMPTPTTEEAPRILSLWQGSWAAALAVGVLVWGLIIWSAIFHRRSRTKVEVPPQTRYNMPIEALYTVVPLVIVSVLFYFTARDESKLLSLKKQPDVTINVVGYQWSWAFNYIEPVAGSTGDAKTDKNLAAIPTRFKNAFPANAGGVYDFGTPATRNPQTGNPGPTLWLPKGKTVRFVLTSRDVIHSFWVVPFLMKQDVIPGHTNAFEVTPNKEGTFMGKCAELCGVDHSRMLFNVKVVSPERYEQHLKDLAKKGQTGYVPAGIEQTAHEKDRETTNL